The following nucleotide sequence is from Sulfurirhabdus autotrophica.
AATCGATCAGTTTTTTAAGTTTTCTAAGATCCATGATTAACCTTTGTTAAATTGGTGTAGTGCGAATTCCAGCGCCAGTTCATAGCCTTTGGCGCCAAGACCGCTGATAACGCCGATAGCAAGATCGGAAAAATAAGAGTGGTGCCGGAAGGGTTCACGGGCAAACACATTGGATAAATGAATTTCTATAAAAGGGATAGCTACGCCAGCCAAGGCGTCACGCAATGCAACACTGGTATGAGTGAAAGCAGCCGGGTTGATGAGAATGAAATCTACACCCGAAGCCGGGGCTTGGTGAATGCGATCGATCAGAGCAGCCTCGGCATTGCTTTGGAATGAATCAAGTACACAACCAGATTGCTCTGCCAGGGTTTTCAGGCGGTCATCAATATCGGCAAGTTTATCCGTACCGTAATGAGCCGGTTCGCGTGAGCCAAGCAGATTTAAGTTGGGGCCATGTAGTACCAGAATCTTCTTCATAAGCGCAAGTTTGACGCAAATAAGGTCATTTTGTCCAGTTTTTTGCAGATTTTCACGTCATTATAGCAGAGGGATTCTGTGACGGGTCAGCCTGTTGTATTAAAGTAATGGAACGAGTAATTGGTCTAGTTTTGCTTCGGTGATGCCACCGATTAATGAGGTCGTAATTTTACCATGACGATCAACAATCAGGGTATAGGGAAGTCCGCCAAGCCGGTTGCCAACCTGTTTAGAAAGTGAAATAGCGTCCATTTCACCCAGCAGGACAGGGTAGTTGATACCCATTTCATCTGAAAAGGCTTGCACTTTGTCCTTCTGGTCAATGGCGATCCCTATAAATACCAGGCCTTGTTTGCCGTATTTATCCTGTAGCTTGATAAATTCGGGAATTTCAGTACGACAAGGAGGGCACCAAGTAGCCCAGAAATTGACAACGAGCACTTTTCCCTTCCATTGGGAAAGTGGCTGCTTTTTGCCGATCAGGTCGTCAAAACTGGCATTAAATAATGTTGAGCTGACGTCTGGTTGTGTAACAGAGGTGGCAGGAGGAACATTATCTTTCAGGGCGTAGGTGAAGATCCCGACAGCAATGGCTACAGCTGCAACCAGACTGACTATAAGCGGTGTTTTGGCTATTTTCATTGGATTGAACTAGCGCATGTGAGTATTAAGATTGTTCAGAAATTTTTCTGCGGGCACATAGCCAATGATTTTTGCAGGCACAATTTCGGCACCATTTTTGTCAAAGAAGATAATGCCGGGAGGGCCGAACAGATTGAATTTTTTCAATAGTGCTTTATCCTCAAGACTGTTCAATGTCACGTCAGCCTGCAGCATGATGGCGTCTTTTAACTTGGCTTTTACTCTTGGGTCGCTAAAAGTAAAACGCTCAAATTCTTTGCAGGACACGCACCAGTCTGCGTAAAAGTCCAACATGACATACTTGCCCTTGGCCTCTTGAATTTGAGATTCCAGCTCAGCAATGTTTTTGACTCGCTTGAACTGAAGAGAAGTAGTCTCAGTTGCACCAGAAGCGGTTTCTGCAGCGCTTGCACGCAGTCCGGACAAAGGTTGAAGTATGTCACGTCCACCACTTAAAGCGCCTATCAGCATCGCAACTCCGGCAATCAAAGTAATGATGCCGACCCCTTTCCAGAATTTGGCAAAACCATGGGCATTGGTTGGTAGAGGATCCAGCGCTTTCAGGTAAATAGCCGAAACAATGAGGAGCGCAGCCCATAACAGCATATGGGCTACGGTTGGAATCACAGGTGAAATGAGCCAGATTGCCACGCCGATCAACAATACGCCAAAGAAGCTTTTAACGGCATTCATCCAGCCACCTGCTTTAGGCAATAACGCACCGGCAGAGACACCCACCAGAATCAGCGGGACGCCCATACCCATTGCCATGGCAAACAGAGCAGATCCGCCAAGCCATACATTGTGGGTTTGACCTATATACAGCAGCGCTCCGGCAAGGGGTGCAGCAACACATGGGCCTACTATCACGGCGGAAAGTACACCCATGATAAAGACGCCTATCGTGCTGCCGCCTTTCATTTTATTGCTGGCATTTGAAAACTTGCTCTGGATTGCACTGGGTAGTTGTAATTCATAGAAGCCGAACATGGAAAATGCCAGTACGACGAAGACCAGTGCGAAAGTGCTTAGTACCCAGGGATTTTGCAATGCAGCAGAGAGCAAGCTGCCGGAAAGTCCTGCTGCAATCCCTACCAGCGCATAGGTGATGGCCATTCCCAGTACATAGGAAAGGGATAGAACAAAAGCACGGGCTTTAGTCAGGTGTTGTCCTTGTCCAGCGATGATGCCTGACAAGATAGGGATCATCGGGAATACGCAGGGAGTCAGAGCTAACAGCAGTCCTGCACCAAAGAAAAAGCTGATTATCAGCCAGAAATTGCCACCCTGGAACAGGCGTTCTATAGTGGATGACTCCGATGATGTTTCATTTCCAGATGGTTGTGCTGGAGCAGCTGTTTCTGGCGTTACTTGCTCTGCTGAAGTTTTTTCAGGCTGAATGGAAGCTGAAGTAACAGTTTTAGTCAGTTCAGCTAAACTCAGGTTAAACGTTTTGTTAATAGGAGGGTAACAAATACCTTTCTCGCTACAGCCTTGAAAAGTAGCAACTAGTGTCACCTTTTCGGCTTGTTGTGTATCACGCTTTAATGTAATAACTGCTTGAAATGGTTGGTGGTAAACCTCGGTTTTTCCAAAATTAGGATCGGTTTTGATATCGCCTGCGGGTAGCTTTACTCCGGCAATACTGATCCCGGTACTATTTTTAAGCGTAAAACTGATTTTATCTCGATACAAATAGTAACTTGGTTCGGGTTTGAAATCGGCGAGCAGCGTATTGCCGTCTTTTACGGTGACATTCAATTTAAAAGCGACTTCCGGTGGGAGAAACTCGTCAGTTGAGCCACCCAGACTTGCGCCCAGTTGCTTCAGTTTTGCCAGTCCACTCAAGGGTTCGGACACCTGAGGAGTGGCAGTGGCCAGTTTAAGTTCTGCAGTTTGCGTAATGGGTGGGTAACATACACCTGCATCCGCACACCCCTGTGAAACTGCTTTTAATGAAACGGTTTGCAAGTTTGAATTGGCGTTCTTCAGGGGAATCGTTATTTTGACATCATGGCGATAGGTTTCCACTTTACCAAAATATTCATCCTGCTTTACTTTTCCGGGGGGAAGTGTTGGTGCGCCGATAGAGACTTCAGGGGTTGTGATCTCGAATTTGAATTTATCACGATAGAGATAATAGCCATCTTCAATTTTATATCTGACTTCAATTGTACCGGCGTCCGTCAGACGTGCCGAAAACTTGAAAGCCTGTTCTGGCTCCAGTAATTCTCCCTCAACAATTGCGTGAGCAAATAAAGGCAGGCACAAGAGCAGGGAAAGAAAAAAACGCTTCATTAAAAGTGGTCCTAAAGTGTGATGGTTTTTATTGGTTTCTGGTCTTATTTGTTTATTTTATCGTTTCGGCGGCAACCCATGCTAAATATTCCGGTAAACCACCCTGAACTGGGACATAGATAATTTCCGGAAGTTCATATGGATGAAGCTCCTTGATTGCTTTCTCAACCGCATCATAGCACTGCTGTGTTGTTTTTATAAAAATGGGCACTTCTTCCGCTGTTTCGACATTATCCTGCCAATGGTACACTGAAGTGCATGCAGCGAGAATATTGACGCAAGCAACTAACCGTTTTTGTACCAGAATCCGGGCCAGGGTTTCCGCACTCTTTCTGTCGGGCAAGTTGGTGATAATCAGTATGATATCCATTTTTTTACGTCATTGACTATTGTTAAGGCTGATTTTGCCCGCATATTAACTTTCAGGGCGCGCTTTTCACGTAAATTATATATTCAGGATACATTTTGCGTAGTTTTGGTTTTATTTTTTTAATTATTTTACTCGGATTTCCAGCATTGGAAATCTATACCTTATTCCAAGTGGCGCATGCGATAGGCTGGTGGCTATTACCATGGCTTATTTTTACCACGGGTGCAGGCTGGGTGTTGATTCAAGAAGAACGGCTGGCAATTTTTGGCAGGCTGATGCTGGCCATTCAAAGTGGTCAATCGCCTTTTGGTGCATTGTGGGATAGCGGGAGAACCATGGTAGCAGGAGTGCTGCTCATTTTCCCGGGCGTGTGGAGCGATGCGCTAGCGTTCATTTTGTTGTTGTTCCCACGTCAATCTGCAGGTGGTGGAGCAAGCCAAAACACACCGGCAGATGACGGCGTGATTGAGGGCGAATGGCGCAGGGTAAATTCCGAAAAGCTGGAATCTCGGGATAAGGTATGATTATTTCCCAGAATAAATTATTCTGGGATGGCAGTATTAGATGTCAGTGCCGCACGAATCCCGGCAGCAACATCCGGGTAGAGTAATTTTGCACGTAATTCTTGTTTGATACGGGTATTGGACAAACGACGTGACTCATCCATGAAGGAAAGCATGGCAGGGGAAATGCATGTCTTTGCTTCTTCTCTTGAGACGCGAGGGGGGCGTTGCAGACCATAATTGTCTGCTACCAGATCGAAGTATTCACCCATTTTCATCATGGAGTCATCGCTGGCGTTGTAAACCCGGCAAGGCATTCCTCTATAAAGTGCAATAGTAGCGAGATGGGCTAGATCATCCTTGTGAATGTGATTAGTGTAGCAATCTTCGTCACTATTCAAGGCTGGTGTCTGGTTCTGGAGGCGAGTAATGGGTAACCGATCTGCACCATAAATGCCAGGGACACGCAAAATACTGACACTGGTACCTGTTCGTCTGCTCCACGCCCGCAGTACTTTTTCTGCGTCCGCACGGCGAATGCCACGAGCGCTTTTGGGAGCGGTAGGGCGAGATTCTGAAACCCATTCGCCATTGCAATTGCCATAAACACCGCTGGTACTGATATAGACCAGACGTTGTGGTAAAATTTTTGATTTATTCAGTGCGCTAAGAAAATGCCGGGTACGTTTGTCTTTTTTGCCGTTGTTTTGTGGCGGCGCAAAATGCAGCACAAGGTCAGCCAGGCCTGAAATCCTTTTAAGGCTTTTGGGTTCATCCAGATCGCCCAGCACGGGTGTGACACCCAAGGCACGAATTTCGGAAAACCGCTCCTTATTTCGCGTTAGAGCATAAATATGGTAATTTTTGCGAAGGTAAGGCAGCGTGCGTTGTGCAACATCGCCAAATCCTATAATAAGTAATCGTCTCATGCGCATATTGTAGCAATATTGCCTGTTTCAGTGTATGTAAAAGGTTATCAGTATGTGTTCAAAGGGTCGCGAAGTTGGCATTCAGTGAATAGTAATATAAGGATTACCCATGTCTCATCAAATAACGATTAAACCAAGCAATCATGTTTTTACGGCAGGCGAAGACGAAACCATTCTTGAAGCCGCATTGCGTGAAGGTTTTGCTTTGGCTTATGGCTGTCGCAATGGTGCTTGTGGCACATGCAAAGGCAAAATACTGGAAGGTTCAGTGGATTATGGTGTTTATCAGGAAAATGCATTAAGCGAAGATGAAAAACAACGTGGAATGGCATTGTTTTGCTGTGCTCAGGCGCAGTCAGATTTGACGATAGAATGTCGTGAAATTGGCGCGGCCAAAGATATTCAGATTAAAATACTGCCCTGCCGCGTGCATCAGTTGGAAAAGCTGGCGGATGATGTCATTGTGATGCATCTCAAGTTACCCGCTAATGAGCGTTTGCAGTTTTTAGCGGGGCAGTATGTTGATATTCTGATGAAAGATGGCAAGCGTCGGAGCTTTTCTCTGGCAAATGCGCCACACGATGATGAATTGCTGCAGTTACACGTCCGCAATATTTCAGGTGGTGCTTTTACCGAGCATGTATTTACGAAAATGAAGGAAAAAGACATTCTGCGATTTGAAGGTCCGCTAGGGACATTCTTTCTGCGTGATGACAGTGATAAACCGATCATATTTGTGGCGGGCGGCACAGGTTTTGCGCCAATCAAGAGTATGCTGGAGCATGCTTTTCATGTTGAGTCAGACCGTCAGATGGTAATGTATTGGGGTGCACGTACTTTGTCTGATCTGTATATGCCGGAATTGCCGGGCCAGTGGCAGCAAGCCCACTCCAATTTTACTTTTATTCCGGTTCTTTCTGAGCCAAAACCAGAAGATAATTGGGATGGTCGTACAGGGTTAGTTCATGAAGCGATCATGAAAGACTTCCCGGATCTTTCCGGATATCAGGTTTATGCCTGCGGTTCACCGCCTATGGTAGAAGCAGCCCATCAGGGTTTTATACAACAAGGGTTGCCGGAAGAGGAATTTTTGTCTGATGCGTTCCTGTTTCAGTCAACGCCTGCACCCAAAAACTCAGATTGATTGCCTGACGGGAATGAGCAATGTAACCAGGGTTCTGAAGGCCGTGGATTATATTGCTTCCTGAATGATGATAAATTCGGCTTCTGCAGTAGCCTTGTTGATGCTGATGTGCATCTCGCAATAAGCATTTTGTGGCATGGGGTCATCGCCACACCCACAACAAATGACGATTTCCGTGAAAAATATCCCCACTTTGGTAAGAATGGTGTGCTCAGTCTCTGTGGTGCTTAACACCGTTGCTGAGATATTGCTGTCATCAACATAGCCGCCTTGGGAAATACCTTGATGCAATGGCAGCGTGCCTGTTTTTAACTCGACGATTTCATTTTTGAGTGTTTGTACGAAAGCGTCTGAATGCCAGTCACGCAATGAGCGGGGTAATTTAGGCATGGTCACGTTAAAGAGTTTGGAAGTGACGTTTTAACTGAAGGTACTCAGCCAGGTAGACTGTTTTGCTGTAATGTCAGTTCCAGACTCTTGCGGTAATGTCCGCAGGCATCATTTTCCCGCTTCATTTTTTCAAGCAACTGTGCGAACGCAATATGGGTTTCACTGGTTGGTTCAACGCTAAGACTGGCTTCCAGGTAGCTTTGTGATTTACCCCAAAGTTCCTGACGCATGCAAAGTTTTCCCAGCGTCAGCAATAACGCAGCGTCTTTGGGATGAGTAGATAGCCACTTTTCCGCACGTTCCAGTTGCTTGAGAATATCCTTGCTGTGACAGGTACCGTAGAGTTTGATCAAGTTGCTGTCCCATTGTTGCTCCAGGCTGGTTTCTATCATGCTCAGAGCGGTCTGGTCATCACCTATCTTGATGAACTGCTGGGCAGCAGTGAATGTCACTTTTGTGTTGGCGCGGATGGCGGAGGGGATTTTAAGCCAGTATGCTTTCAGCGTCTTGTCATCATCCTGTGCCTTGCGCTTGAGATTTTCCAGGTAGGCATTTATCTTTAATTGTTCAGCCTGAGTGGATTCGATAGCACCTCGTTTCTCAAGCTGGGTGACCAGGGTAAGTACTTGCTCCCAGTTTTTTGCTTGCTGCTGCGCTTTAAGTTCGAGTCTCATGGCAGACAGGTGCTTGGGTGCCAGTACACTAAGTTGTTTCAGACTGTCCATCGCTTCCGGAAAGGCGCGCTGGTCAATCAGCAGATCAGCTTGCGTCATCAAGCGCACAAGAGATTCATCGGGAGCCAGCCGTTCTGCGCGCATGAGGTATTCATCTCTGCGATTAAAAGCGCGTTGCTCATGGGCTGCGCGCGCAGCGAGTGTGGCTGTGATGGCAGGTGATTCCTGCATCTCCATGGCTTTGCTGGCCAGTTTTTCGGCTTTTTCATAGCGACCTTCGAAAAAGGCAAGAAGGGCATTGTCTGTGATTTTTCTGGCCTTCTTGTGTCGGCGTTCAAGTCGAAAGCTGCGTACGTAGGCTGGGAGGCGCAATGTATGTGTTGCAAGCCGAATTAAAATGTATCCCAGGAAAAAAATGCCAAGCAGAAGCGCAATCATTAAATTGAGCGCAAGCTCAATGCGATAGGGCGGGTAAACCAGCAAAACGTAGCTGGATGTGTTTTTGCCGGCAAGGGTAAATGCCACTGCCAGGCCGAATACAGCAAGAATCCAGAATAGTCCTCTCAACGTGGATTCCTTTCATGTGCTTGTTTGTAATTCTGCACCACCTGAAGACTCTCTGAAATATCAGGAGCGTTAATGCTGACTTGGCTTTCTGCCAACTGGCGCAAGGATGATTTCGCAAGCTTTGTGGATTTTGCATTGCTATCGAAATAGCGTGTCAGCCACTCTTGTGCTGCTTTCAGGTCCGCTTTATAACTTTGTTCATCATGTTGCAGTAAAGCAATGCGTGCTGTGAGTAGCCGAAGTTTCATGTTTTCACGGACAAAATAAGCTTGCTCAGGCGGCAGCAAAGGGATTTCAGGGTGGTCAATTTTACTCACCTGAACCATTTGTTTGATGTCCTGCCATGCTTCCAGACCCAATTGCTTCCACCACTTTTCGCTTGCATCTTTCTTTGGCGGAGGAATGTTGTCTTTCATGGGGGTGCCAATATCCAGAGGCAGGGAATCTATTCTGCCAATCATATCGTCAAGGCGCAGACTGATTCCAACCGTATCTACGAAAGGCATTGCCTGCAGCCGCTCGATATCCTTGTTGATGGCTTTGCGGATGCCAATAAACTGGGGTTTGTCTAATCGTTGTAGTCGGCTGTCAGCTGTCTGCATGGCAATCAACGCAGCTTTAACGTTGCCGGAAATCTGTAATTGCTGGCTGGCAATGGATAAAATTTGCTCGATATCTGCCAGCGCCCATTCATCGCGGTTGCGTGAGAGCTCCTGGTAGAGTGTTTCAAGTGCAACTTGCTGGTTTTGCGAATCTACCAGTTTGCTTTCGAGTACGCCCAGTTTAACCAGTGCTTCTCTGGTGCCTTCCTGAGCCTGGGAAGAAACGACTTGATTTTCTTTATTGGTGGACTCAAATTGAGCCAGGCGTTTACCCAAGGTTTGCTCAAGATCATTGATGCGATGCCGCGACTCAATACTCTGCCAGACAGAAAGAACCAAGGCAATGACGGCGATAATAAAGCCGAAACTAACATAACGGCTCCAACCGGAAAAGCGGCTGGGGCCAGAAGGGGTGGCTGGTTTTGGTGCTTCAATTGCTGCTTGTTCTGAATTTTCGGTGGTCATGCTTTATCTCTGCTGAACCATTCAATTAGGCCATTTAATAAATCTTCATCGGTCATTGGGGTAACAATCACCTGTGCCAGGCCGAGTTCACTGGCGGTTTGTGCAATTCTTTCATGAGGAACAAATACGGGTGTTTTAATCATCCACTGCCGCCCCAGTTTGCCTACCATATCATATAAGTTGTGCAGGCCTTCACCGCTGGTAACAATAATAGCATCTAGCTCATTGCGCGCCCAGTGACGCAAAAGTTCGCCAGAACTGGTGTTGGGTCGCGCGCGCCGGTAGCACTCTGCATATTCTATATGTGCTCCCCGGCTTACCAGGGTATCACCCAGAACTTCCCGGCCACCATCGCCGCGAAAAATCACGATACGCTTATCTTTCACATCCTGAAACTCAGGCATCGCCAACAGATTCTCGCTATCAAAGCGTGTGGTGGGTGTAATCACGTCCGTTACGCCAAAATGTTTCAACTCTTTTGTGCTGCCACGGCCAATGGAGGCGATTTTTAGATTGGGAGGCAGCTCACGGCGCGCCTTGATCAGGTTCATCGCTTTTTGTACGGCATTCGGGCTGATGAAAACAGCTATGTCAAATGTTTCCAGTCGTTCGATAAGTGCATTAAGCGGCTGTAAGTCTTCAGTGTCTAAAATCTCCAGCACCGGAAACAGAATGGGCGTGCCGCCATTGTTCCGGATTAATTCTGCTAAAGGTCCGGCCTGGTGCGCCGGGCGGGTAATGACAATACCGCGTCCTGAAAGCAGCTTGGTGGCAGGTTCGCTAAGGTTGGTGCCGAGATACTGCATTATTTAATGATCCAATGCCAGTGCGGCTAAAATTTCGCCTGCACCTTGGGCAAGTAATTGTTCCGCCAGATTGGTACCGAGTATTTCAGCCTCTTCCGGCAGGCCTTGCACAGCGGCTTCAATGATTTGACTGCCATCTGGCTTTGCAACAAATCCGCGCAGTTTCAGTACACCGTCTACTATTTCGGCAAAACCGCCTAATGGAACCTGGCAACTTCCTTCCAAAGTCCGGCTCATAGCGCGTTCTGCGCTCACACAATGGGCTGTTACGGGATGATTAAGGGGCTGAACCAGTTCGATTAAATCGGCCCGATCTGATCTGCATTCGATTCCCAATGCACCCTGGCCCACGGCGGGCAAGCTTTGTTCAGGGCTAAGCAAGGAGGCAATCCGGTCGCCCAATCCCAGGCGCTTGAGTCCGGCTGCAGCAAGAATAATCGCGCTGAATTGACCTTCATCCAGTTTTTTTAGACGGGTGCCGACATTTCCACGCAATGCCTTGATATTAAGATGAGGAAAACGGGCAAGTAGCACGCTTTGACGGCGCATGCTGGAGGTCCCTACAATACTGCCCTGCGGTAAATCAGCCAGGCTTTTAAATTGATTGGAAACAAAAGCATCGCGCGGGTCTTCTCGTTCCCCAATGGCGGCAAGGCAAAATCCTTCCGGCATGGTCATGGTGACATCTTTCATGGAGTGGACTGCGATGTCAGCGCGTCCTTCCGACATAGCCTGTTCCAATTCTTTGATGAACAGCCCTTTGCCACCAATTTTACTGAGGGGCATGTCTAAAATCTGATCACCTTTAGTGGTCATGCCCAAGATTCGGACCTCAAGTTCGGGGTATAATTGCCGTAAGCGTTGTTGTATGTACTCAGCTTGCCACATGGCAAGAGCGCTTTCACGCGAAGCAATGGTAAGCGTACCGAGCTTACTGGCGATAGTATGTGAACTATTACTCAAAAAAATCATCCAAAAAAAATTATAAATTAATGCCAACTTGAACAGGCGCAAATTGAATGAAACAAACCATAACACGAATAGCTGTCATTTTAACATGGATAATGGGAAGCTGGATGCCTGCAGCTTGGGCTGATGGTCTTCCTTATGTACAGGATTTTACAACAGAAGCTAAAGCTGCACAGGCAAAACAAGTTCCCATTCTGGTGTTATTCATGAGCCCGCATTGCGTATATTGTGAACGGGTATTGCAAGAATTTTTGCTGCCGATGGGGCGAAATGCTGACTATGATACCAAAGTCATTATGCGTCAAATCGATATGGGCAGTGAATCAAAATTACTGGATTTTAAGGGAAGATCAACCACGCAGAGCAAGTTTGCCAGTATGCATAAAGTACGCATGGTTCCGACGATAAAGGTATTTGATGCGCAGGGAAATGAATTGGCAGATCCGATTGTCGGTTTACTGACCCCGGATTATTACGGCGGTTATCTGGATAATGCCATTGATCAAGGACTGGCTAAAATCAGGGCTAACTAAACGGGGAATTTTTTTACCGCGATTGAAGCTGTGGTCAGTTTTTAATTTCCTTGACGAGGTGGAGCTGGCGTCGGCTGATGGCCAGCTTTTCATCCAGACCTTTTAACAGGACTACCCACCCGGATTGGGATTCTGCGTTTTCAGTTCCACCTTCGGTTTTCTCTAATCCGATGATAAATTCTTTTGCCACCAGGCAATTACGATGAATACGCACGAAGCGCGAGGCGTATTCCTGTTCCAGCTTGGTCAGGGATTCTTCCAGCAGATACTCTCGCTCGCAGGTTTTAATTGTGACGTATTTAAGCTCGGCTTTAAGGTAGAGGATTTCATTGATCGGGATAAGCTGGATTTTTCCGCGTTCAACCACGCTTAAATTGGCAGGTGCCCGTGGCGAGAGATGCTGTAGTGCAAGCAAGCTTGCGGCAGACAGGGCCTGCGCTTTTTTTAGAGCGGCAGCCAGGCGTTCAACCCGGATTGGCTTTAAAAGGTAATCAATGGCGTTCACTTCAAACGCCTGAATAGCATAATTGTCGTATGCCGTGGTAAAAATAATGGCAGGCGGCTCTGGCAATTTCTGAACGTGCTGGGCAAATTCAATCCCGTCCATTTCCGGCATGCGGATATCCAGAAGAATGACATCCGGTTTCACTTTATCAAGGGCAGCCAAAGCCACAGCACCATTTTTGGATTCTTCTACAATTTCCAGATTTAATTCTGCTGCGCAATCCGATAGTAACTCCCTCAAGCGTTTTCTGGCGGGCGCTTCATCGTCAACGAGCATGATTTTTAATGGGACCGTGTTCATTTTTGCGTGGTTACATAAGGGATAATGATGTGCACTTGATATGAATTCCCGCTAATTTTTGTTGTCAGACTGGCTTCTGCATCGAAATGCAGGGCAAGTCGTTCGCGAATGTTCTGCAATGCCATTTTATTACCAGAATGGTGATTGCCATCTTGTTGATAAGGATTTCGCAGCACCAGATTTACTTGATTACGCGTACTATATATATTGATGGTGATCTCACCTGCCTGGCTGGAAGGTTCGATGCCGTGGTATACGGCATTTTCCAGTAATGGCTGTAGCGCAAGTGGTGGAATGAGCGCCCCTTTGGGCATTTTGTCGGTATGCCAGGTTATCTGGAGCCGCTCGCCCAGGCGTAATTGCTCCAGATTGAGGTATTCCTTGCATAACTCGATTTCTCTTTCCAATGTGGTCAGTTGCCGATTGTCCGCCATGACTACGCGAAACAGATCAGCCATATCTTCCAATGCACGTTCAGCACGCTTTGGGTCAGTGCGAATCAAGCTGAGCACTGCATTGATACTATTAAACAGAAAGTGGGGGCGAATGCGCGCCTGCAGTGCTTGCAATCTGGCTTCGGCCAGCGCGGGAGAAAGTGCACGGCTACGCAAATTAAAGTAGGCGAGCAGAAAAGCGGTCATTGATCCGCTAAAAAACCAGTTTCGCTGTAGTGCGCTGGTTTCAAAAGTACCAAAGTAGCGTTGGTCCAG
It contains:
- a CDS encoding heme biosynthesis protein HemY, producing MRGLFWILAVFGLAVAFTLAGKNTSSYVLLVYPPYRIELALNLMIALLLGIFFLGYILIRLATHTLRLPAYVRSFRLERRHKKARKITDNALLAFFEGRYEKAEKLASKAMEMQESPAITATLAARAAHEQRAFNRRDEYLMRAERLAPDESLVRLMTQADLLIDQRAFPEAMDSLKQLSVLAPKHLSAMRLELKAQQQAKNWEQVLTLVTQLEKRGAIESTQAEQLKINAYLENLKRKAQDDDKTLKAYWLKIPSAIRANTKVTFTAAQQFIKIGDDQTALSMIETSLEQQWDSNLIKLYGTCHSKDILKQLERAEKWLSTHPKDAALLLTLGKLCMRQELWGKSQSYLEASLSVEPTSETHIAFAQLLEKMKRENDACGHYRKSLELTLQQNSLPG
- the dsbD gene encoding protein-disulfide reductase DsbD, giving the protein MKRFFLSLLLCLPLFAHAIVEGELLEPEQAFKFSARLTDAGTIEVRYKIEDGYYLYRDKFKFEITTPEVSIGAPTLPPGKVKQDEYFGKVETYRHDVKITIPLKNANSNLQTVSLKAVSQGCADAGVCYPPITQTAELKLATATPQVSEPLSGLAKLKQLGASLGGSTDEFLPPEVAFKLNVTVKDGNTLLADFKPEPSYYLYRDKISFTLKNSTGISIAGVKLPAGDIKTDPNFGKTEVYHQPFQAVITLKRDTQQAEKVTLVATFQGCSEKGICYPPINKTFNLSLAELTKTVTSASIQPEKTSAEQVTPETAAPAQPSGNETSSESSTIERLFQGGNFWLIISFFFGAGLLLALTPCVFPMIPILSGIIAGQGQHLTKARAFVLSLSYVLGMAITYALVGIAAGLSGSLLSAALQNPWVLSTFALVFVVLAFSMFGFYELQLPSAIQSKFSNASNKMKGGSTIGVFIMGVLSAVIVGPCVAAPLAGALLYIGQTHNVWLGGSALFAMAMGMGVPLILVGVSAGALLPKAGGWMNAVKSFFGVLLIGVAIWLISPVIPTVAHMLLWAALLIVSAIYLKALDPLPTNAHGFAKFWKGVGIITLIAGVAMLIGALSGGRDILQPLSGLRASAAETASGATETTSLQFKRVKNIAELESQIQEAKGKYVMLDFYADWCVSCKEFERFTFSDPRVKAKLKDAIMLQADVTLNSLEDKALLKKFNLFGPPGIIFFDKNGAEIVPAKIIGYVPAEKFLNNLNTHMR
- a CDS encoding CDP-6-deoxy-delta-3,4-glucoseen reductase produces the protein MSHQITIKPSNHVFTAGEDETILEAALREGFALAYGCRNGACGTCKGKILEGSVDYGVYQENALSEDEKQRGMALFCCAQAQSDLTIECREIGAAKDIQIKILPCRVHQLEKLADDVIVMHLKLPANERLQFLAGQYVDILMKDGKRRSFSLANAPHDDELLQLHVRNISGGAFTEHVFTKMKEKDILRFEGPLGTFFLRDDSDKPIIFVAGGTGFAPIKSMLEHAFHVESDRQMVMYWGARTLSDLYMPELPGQWQQAHSNFTFIPVLSEPKPEDNWDGRTGLVHEAIMKDFPDLSGYQVYACGSPPMVEAAHQGFIQQGLPEEEFLSDAFLFQSTPAPKNSD
- a CDS encoding FxsA family protein; the encoded protein is MRSFGFIFLIILLGFPALEIYTLFQVAHAIGWWLLPWLIFTTGAGWVLIQEERLAIFGRLMLAIQSGQSPFGALWDSGRTMVAGVLLIFPGVWSDALAFILLLFPRQSAGGGASQNTPADDGVIEGEWRRVNSEKLESRDKV
- the aroQ gene encoding type II 3-dehydroquinate dehydratase, whose product is MKKILVLHGPNLNLLGSREPAHYGTDKLADIDDRLKTLAEQSGCVLDSFQSNAEAALIDRIHQAPASGVDFILINPAAFTHTSVALRDALAGVAIPFIEIHLSNVFAREPFRHHSYFSDLAIGVISGLGAKGYELALEFALHQFNKG
- the cutA gene encoding divalent-cation tolerance protein CutA, producing the protein MDIILIITNLPDRKSAETLARILVQKRLVACVNILAACTSVYHWQDNVETAEEVPIFIKTTQQCYDAVEKAIKELHPYELPEIIYVPVQGGLPEYLAWVAAETIK
- a CDS encoding SDR family oxidoreductase, producing the protein MRRLLIIGFGDVAQRTLPYLRKNYHIYALTRNKERFSEIRALGVTPVLGDLDEPKSLKRISGLADLVLHFAPPQNNGKKDKRTRHFLSALNKSKILPQRLVYISTSGVYGNCNGEWVSESRPTAPKSARGIRRADAEKVLRAWSRRTGTSVSILRVPGIYGADRLPITRLQNQTPALNSDEDCYTNHIHKDDLAHLATIALYRGMPCRVYNASDDSMMKMGEYFDLVADNYGLQRPPRVSREEAKTCISPAMLSFMDESRRLSNTRIKQELRAKLLYPDVAAGIRAALTSNTAIPE
- a CDS encoding TlpA family protein disulfide reductase, which gives rise to MKIAKTPLIVSLVAAVAIAVGIFTYALKDNVPPATSVTQPDVSSTLFNASFDDLIGKKQPLSQWKGKVLVVNFWATWCPPCRTEIPEFIKLQDKYGKQGLVFIGIAIDQKDKVQAFSDEMGINYPVLLGEMDAISLSKQVGNRLGGLPYTLIVDRHGKITTSLIGGITEAKLDQLLVPLL
- a CDS encoding glucosamine--fructose-6-phosphate aminotransferase → MPKLPRSLRDWHSDAFVQTLKNEIVELKTGTLPLHQGISQGGYVDDSNISATVLSTTETEHTILTKVGIFFTEIVICCGCGDDPMPQNAYCEMHISINKATAEAEFIIIQEAI